catcaactccaacaacGAACTCCAGGTATACTCCACCTCCAACAAGAACATCCAACTCTCCGGCGGTGACACCCTCCAGCTCGTTCCCTGGAAGGATGGGAAAGGCGAATGGACCTCTGGACGTCTTGAGTCCAAGAAGGCTTTCCACGCAGACAAGAACAAAGCTCTTCGTGTAGAGGCTAGTATTCGCATGGGTGATTCAGCTCGTAAGCAGGGTATCTGGCCTGCTTTTTGGATGCTCGGTGATGCACTGCGCCACGGAACTGGATGGCCTCTTTGTGGCGAGATCGACATTTTTGAGAGAGTTAACGGCGACTTGACTGGCTTCGGCACTGTTCACTGTGGTCATGAGGGCGGCGGTCCCTGCAATGAGCCAGAGGGTCTTGGACAGCGGGTTACTATTCCGGATAACGAGTTCCATGCTTGGTCTGTGGTTATCGACCGACGGGCTAGCAGCTGgcaggatgagaagatcaccTGGTTGCTCGATGGAGAGCCCTTCCACAGTATCACGGGCAAGACACTCAACGATGAGGGCACTTGGGCTACTCTGGCTCATTCTCCCATGTACATTCTCCTCAACGTCGCTGTTGGCGGAACCTGGCCAGTAAGTTCCAGCAATTCTATAGTTTCAAGATATCAGAAAACTAATGGCGTCATGCAGGGCAACCCTAACAAGGCCACCGAAGCCGGCTACAAGAACATGATGGAGGTCGCCTACGTCGCCGTCTACGAAACCACAAACTAGCTACCCTCATAACCAGCAATTCTTCAAAGCTTGTTGCAAACTTCTTCTGCCAGCCCTTGCTTGGCACTTTCTTCATTTCTTCTTACCCTCACCCGTGTGAGTGTGAACGGCTATTGAGTGCCCTGAGACTGGTCTCGTGGTCAACTCGACGGTTGTTTGCTGGTTCGAACCCAGCTTTGTCTTGTTTCTATTGCACTGTCTTATAGATTACGGATACACAAAGTTCAATATCCGTACAGCGGATCGTGTAGATAGATATCTGGATACAAAACAAGACTCACGACGTTATGACACAAACTTACTCCCAACTCAGCAATGTGACTTCTGTGCTGTGACGCTAAATGAGATAATCCCTTATAATCATACAAGCTCTAAGCGGCATATTTATTGCTCTCAAGGTATATGGTCTGGTTTATGGGTACGGTAAGCGTCTGGAGAACAAGGTTTTCCATGAAGTGATCGACGGGTTCAAGAGGCATATGAAGGGCAGATCCGTATGTCAGCGCCCCCCGTTTTCATGAGAAATTGGGGAACTGGATACCATCTTTGCTCAATTAATGTATAGCGCCGAAAGGATCATCCTGATAAAATATTCTGACTTCTTTTTGTCATCGTCAGTGACGAACGGATGCCATTCTTGATGCCAATCAACTCTGCAACTTATACACTTGCTCACTTTCAAAGGACATTATGACCAAGACGACGTTATGGAGGAAACTGCTTCAATATTGAACAAGCCTGCCAAGTCTTTTGTAGCCAGTTGTCGCTGACAAGAGGCTATCTATGTGTCTAAATATATACAATGAAGATCTAATATGTACAACAAGGGTCGAACACCTGGTCCAGGATGCCATGCTATACACTGACAAGCCTGTTCATGAGAGGATCCCTTCTGAGACGTTTTATGGTCTCTTCCACAATCGATGGATCTACCATTTAGTTGGGGATGCACTGAGAGTAGTACTCGTTCTGCTTGACACACTTGCTTCCAGTAGCGCAAGCGAGGTTGCCGTTGGGATAAGCGGACTTGGAACCACCACACTGGTAATAAGCAGGGACAACGGAGGCCTTGGCGGTAGGGTCAGTCTTGGCCGGGCAGCTTCCTCGGGTTTTGGTTCCACGGACCTTCTGGGTTGTCTTGGGCTTGTTGACAGGTTGAGCGGGCTTGGTAGCAGCAGGCTTGGTGGCGGCAGGCTTGTCAGTCTGGGGCTTCACAGCAGGCTTAGTAGCGGAGGGCTTCTCGGCGGGCTTAGTAGGCTCGGGCTGAGCGGCAGCCTTGGTGGAGGACTTCTGGACAACAGGAGCGGAATCCTTGGTCTTCTGGGGCTgagcggcagcggcagcggaGGTGGTCTTCTTAGCGGAGCTTGAGGGCTGGGGCTTGCTGGCCGAGGTATCGCCCTTGTAGGCAGGGAAGCTGGAGTCGTCATCACGCTTGCATCCACTGATGTCGAGGAGAGCCTTGGGGCACTGAACCTGCTCAAAGGTGAAGTCAGGGTTGTCAGCGTTCTCGAACCAGTCGAATCGCCAGTGGCAACcgtccttgagaagctcggGGAAGCTATCACATTCGCTTCGGGAGGAGATACCGCCGTACTGGGCACCGCCGAGGGCCTTGCCGAACTCAGAGGTGCAGCCGTCGAAGATACCGACACCGCCGCCGGGCATCATGAGATCGAAGTGGTTGTCGCCGAGATCACCTCCAGTGTTGGTGGACTGGACGatcatcttcttgcccttgacggGACCACTAGTGAAGGTCAAACTAGATAGAGTCAGTGTGTTGTACGGGATCAATCTGTAAGGAGACTGACGCATAGCAGGCACAGCACCAGCTGGCCTCGGAGCCACCGGAGATCTTGGTAGCAGCGAAACCGTAGGCAAGCTCATCGTTGACAGCCCAGGGAGAGTAGTTGGTGCAAGCATAAGCAGAACCACCACCCTCACAACCGTTGACagcgttggtgttggagatggGGTTGTCGTTCTTGTCACAGGTTAAAGCAGGGGCGTTGACAGCAGCCTTTCCACtccaagagcaagaaggctTGCAGCAATCCCAGTATCGAGTAGAGTGACCGCTTCCAGAAGCAGCACTCACGGCGAGAGGGCCGGCCAGGGCGAGAAGAGTGTAAGATCGCATTGTTGCAAAAGTTGGTTTGTTTAAAGAGTGACTGTTCTGAAAGAGAGTGTATGTAATTCTAAAGAATGAATGAAGTGAATGAATGAGAAGGCAGTGCAGGAGTGTCCAACAACCAGAATATCGGGACGCACACCTCATCTTATATACAAGCGCCCAACCCTCACTCCCGCGTATTCAGCCCATGCTGCGCCGTGAACTGTCAGATATCATGAGCACATTTCATCCAAGTGGTCTGTTAGTCTAGGTCAAACTAGCGCAGGTACAAATTCAAGGATCACAAAAAGTCAAGATGACAAGCTGATGGTGGTGCAATGATTGGACCTAGTCAGCATATGGATGCAGGTCGGGAACGGGAAACAGATCCTCCACTAATAAGACGTCTAGAAGCTGGTCTGACGGACAAGGGACGGCAAGGCTGGACCGAACGAGTGAGAAATGAAGTCTAGGAGACTTTGGTTTCAGGAACAGTTGTGGGGAAATTGACAACGGTCTCTCGGCCGCCTCTCCCGAGATTGGGCCCGAGTGGCAGGGATAGAGATTGGAAGTTGAACGGAGCAGACAAAGGCGATGGTTCTAGAAGTGGTAAAGCCTGGCTGCACGATACAGGTGGTTAATAAGAACGATGCCGTTTACCGTAGACGCTGGAAATGAGATGAGACTCCTTCTAGAATCCTCTGGTGGTTTAGCGCTAGGGGGGCCGTTGGTGTAAGTGGGATTTGTTGCCCGCATGGGTGATGGTTGAGCTACTGTAGCGTTGCCGGATGGAACGTTGACGCGAATCGCCCGCCAAGAGGTGAAACAGATAGACTTTGAGATGGCGGATGCGCCGGATCGTCGGCACTTTTAAACACTTATTATGAAGccgcgatggcttcaagttACGGTGCAGTCAAAGTATGTAAGGAGCCTATTATCTTAGCTCCGGGGTCAAGATTATGTAGGACTAATGTATAAATACTGAGTGTGGTACAAGAGCATATGCCGATATGCCTCTTGGATTCTAATCTATGTGAGTTTGCAGTGAAGTTCTGATTGACTCTGCTGGGTGTATCATAAGCTTAGTGCATTAGTTTATCTGTTTAGGATGAACTCTATGTGTTGTCGTAGTGCTAAGAGCGCACTCTTAACTTTATTTTCTCGATGTTGGACCTGGTTGATGGATTCGGTATTCCTGTTGTACTTACTCCTTAGACGACTCACCCTGTATCGCGGAGATTAACCTCGCGATTACCAATATTCTGTTTAGTAGGTTACCGTATTCgagctgatgctgaggcCGATACTTGAACTAAATGACAGCGCAAGTTGTGCAAActtctcctttctcttcgTGCACAAGGTAATGGTAGCGTTGGTTCGAGAGAATATGAGCTGTTTTGGGCTGGGATCTGATGGGCTGGGATCTGATTACCCTAGACCAGTGGATTAAAGATTGGAATTTTAGCACGGCGGAGATGGGTCAAAAGTTGACTGAAGCTCAGCCACAGACTGTGGGACACTAGGCGCCACACACTGTTCGCTCGGCCGCTCAATATTATTCATCAACGTGGCGTTCTTTCTTCTGCTCTAACCAAATCCAGAATAGCGCATTATGGGCGCGTCTCGTCGCCTCAACCTCAGGCTCCTGAATGCTTAGTGAGGATTCATTGTAACAAATTCATCACCTCTCCACCACGACCCTTCACCTCGCGCATTCCTCAATATCGCTCTATCTCCTGGCCTGAGATTCCTGTCGACCTGTCCAACTCATCGGCAGATGCTCACGGGGTGCATCAGGCGCCAGGTCCAAAACTGACCGCCCTGACTTCGCTGTCGTAGCTCCTTTGTCCTTCTTTGAATAATTTCGACGCAACTGCCTAGCGGGCGCAATCCATCGACTTGAGCAGCAACACCTTGTCGCTAACCTTTTAATATCCCGAGAACTCGATCACTGTATTTATAGCGACAAATACCGACATCATGGACGACTACGAGAACGAATCCGACTACGATTATGGCTACGATGAGGGTATCACCCCCGAGGATTGCTGGACCGTAATCTCGTCCTTCTTCGAGACAAAGGGTCTTGCATCGCAACAGACCGACTCCTTTGACGAGTTCACCCAGACAATGGTGCAGGATCTCGTCAACGAGTACTCCACCATCACCCTCGATCAGCACAACCCTCCTGCGCCTCCTGGAGTCAACATCGCCTTGCGACGATATGAGATCAAGTTTGGGAGCGTCATGGTGTCACGTCCTTCTATGAGCGAGACTGATGGAACTGTGACCAACCTCCTACCTTACGAATGTCGTGACCGCAACCTCACCTATGCCGCGCCGACCTACctcaagatcaccaagaaAGTCGCCGTCGCAGTCGACAAGGAGATTCCTTTGCACGAGATGGATGACGAGCAGCAGGCGGAGTACAAGCGAACCGGCGAAAACCCCACAAAGCTGGTATGGGAAGTCGAGGAGGATGCTGGAAGCATAAAAGCTGAGGATGAGCCTTCGGAGATGATCTTTATCGGAAAAATGCCCATCATGGTCAAGTCCAAGATTTGCCATCTGAGCAGCCATTCGGATGAGGACCTCTTCATGCTCAACGAGTGTCCTTATGATCAGGGCGGTTACTTCGTTATCAACGGTAGTGAGAAGGTCCTGATCGCCCAGGAACGTTCTGCCGCCAACATTGTTCAAGTTTTCAAGAAGGCCCAACCTAGTCCTTACACCTACACTGCTGAAATCCGCAGTGCTCTTGAGAAAGGTTCCCGTCTTATCTCCAGTCTTACGATGAAGCTCTATGGCAAGGGAGATTCTGCACGAGGTGGCTTTGGCCAAACTATCCAGGCTACCCTGCCTTTTGTCAAGGCAGATCTCCCTGTCGCCATCGTCTTCCGAGCACTTGGTGTTGTGTCTGATGAGGATATTCTGAACCACATTTGCTACGACCGCAACGATAGCCAGATGCTGGAAATGCTTCGCCCTTGTATTGAGGAGGCTTTCTGTGTCCAAGACCGAGAAGTTGCCCTTGACTTTATCGGAAAGCGTGGAAACAGAGACCAGGCTAGTCTCGGTCGTGAGAAGCGTGTTCGTGTTGCAAAGGATATTCTCCAAAAAGAGACTCTGCCTCATATCTCCCAATCAGAGGGTAGCGAAACCCGTaaggccttcttcttgggttACATGGTGCACAAGCTGCTACAGTGCGCTCTTGGACGTCGTGAGCCCGATGATCGTGATCACTTTGGAAAGAAGCGACTTGATTTGGCGGGCCCTCTACTGGCGAAGCTCTTCCGTGGTATCATTCGAAGGATAAACACTGAGCTCTCTAACTACCTCAAGCGATGTGTTGAGAGCAACCGAAACTTCAACCTGACTGTCGCTATCAAGCCATCAACCCTTTCCAACGGTCTCAAGTACTCTTTGGCCACTGGTAACTGGGGtgaccagaagaaggcggCAAGCTCGACAGCCGGTGTCTCTCAGGTGTTGAACAGATATACCTTTGCTTCTACTCTTTCACATTTGCGTCGAACCAATACTCCCATCGGACGAGATGGTAAATTGGCCAAGCCTCGACAGCTTCACAACACTCACTGGGGTTTGGTGTGTCCTGCCGAAACGCCTGAGGGTCAAGCTTGTGGTCTGGTCAAAAACTTGTCTCTGATGTGTTACGTCAGTGTCGGCTCTCCAGCCGATCCTCTGATTGAATTCATGATCAACAGAGGCATGGAAGTCGTTGAGGAGTACGAGCCGACAAGATACCCCCACGCTACAAAGATTTTCGTCAACGGTAGCTGGGTTGGTGTTCATGCCGACCCCAAGCATCTCGTGAATCAGGTCTTGGACACAAGACGAAAGTCTTACGTGCAGTTCGAAGTATCACTTGTTCGTGATATCCGAGACCGTGAATTCAAGATTTTCTCAGACGCTGGCCGTGTCATGAGACCCGTCTTTACAGTTCATCAGGAGGATGACTATGAgaacaacatcaccaaggGACAACTAGTGTTGACAAAGGACCATGTCAATAGGCTAGCCCAAGAACAGGCAGAGCCTCCTGCCAACCCAGCGGACAAGTTTGGATGGGATGGCTTGATCCGCGAAGGAGCTGTCGAGTATCTCGAtgctgaggaagaagagacaGCCATGATTTGCATGACGCCAGAGGATCTCGAACTTTACCGTGAGCAAAAGAATGATGAAGCTACACtcacagaagaagagaaacggGCCAAGCAAGAggcagagaagagagaacAAGAGGAGGACCGCAACAAGCGATTGAAGACAAAGGTGAACCCCACAACTCACATGTACACACATTGTGAGATTCACCCCAGTATGATTCTCGGTATCTGTGCCAGTATCATTCCTTTCCCCGATCACAACCAGGTATGTATGTCCTATGACCATGGATAGGCTCAACTAACAGCAATAGTCTCCTCGTAATACCTACCAATCTGCTATGGGTAAACAAGCCATGGGTTTCTTCTTGACAAATTACTCTCGCCGCATGGACACCATGGCCAATATTCTCTACTACCCTCAAAAGCCTCTCGCCACTACCCGATCTATGGAGTTCCTCAAGTTCCGTGAATTGCCAGCCGGTCAAAACGCCATTGTTGCAATTGCTTGCTACTCAGGTTACAACCAGGAAGATTCCGTCATTATGAACCAGAGTAGTATTGATCGAGGTCTGTTCCGAAGTCTGTTCTTCCGATCGTACTCAGatcaggagaagaaggttggTCTCAACTACACTGAGATCTTTGAGAAACCTTTCCAGCAGACAACGCTTCGAATGAAGCATGGAACATACgacaagcttgatgaagatggtatCGTGGCTCCTGGTGTCCGTGTGTCAGGTGAAGATATCATTAT
This DNA window, taken from Fusarium oxysporum f. sp. lycopersici 4287 chromosome 7, whole genome shotgun sequence, encodes the following:
- a CDS encoding endo-1,3(4)-beta-glucanase; the protein is MLNFIPIIAGLASLVSATSAPTRPDLKLIWKDEFTGCQGCSPKTNNWNTALNINSNNELQVYSTSNKNIQLSGGDTLQLVPWKDGKGEWTSGRLESKKAFHADKNKALRVEASIRMGDSARKQGIWPAFWMLGDALRHGTGWPLCGEIDIFERVNGDLTGFGTVHCGHEGGGPCNEPEGLGQRVTIPDNEFHAWSVVIDRRASSWQDEKITWLLDGEPFHSITGKTLNDEGTWATLAHSPMYILLNVAVGGTWPGNPNKATEAGYKNMMEVAYVAVYETTN
- a CDS encoding endoglucanase type K, with the protein product MRCASRYSGCWTLLHCLLIHSLHSFFRITYTLFQNSHSLNKPTFATMRSYTLLALAGPLAVSAASGSGHSTRYWDCCKPSCSWSGKAAVNAPALTCDKNDNPISNTNAVNGCEGGGSAYACTNYSPWAVNDELAYGFAATKISGGSEASWCCACYALTFTSGPVKGKKMIVQSTNTGGDLGDNHFDLMMPGGGVGIFDGCTSEFGKALGGAQYGGISSRSECDSFPELLKDGCHWRFDWFENADNPDFTFEQVQCPKALLDISGCKRDDDSSFPAYKGDTSASKPQPSSSAKKTTSAAAAAQPQKTKDSAPVVQKSSTKAAAQPEPTKPAEKPSATKPAVKPQTDKPAATKPAATKPAQPVNKPKTTQKVRGTKTRGSCPAKTDPTAKASVVPAYYQCGGSKSAYPNGNLACATGSKCVKQNEYYSQCIPN
- a CDS encoding endoglucanase type K, translating into MRCASRYSGCWTLLHCLLIHSLHSFFRITYTLFQNSHSLNKPTFATMRSYTLLALAGPLAVSAASGSGHSTRYWDCCKPSCSWSGKAAVNAPALTCDKNDNPISNTNAVNGCEGGGSAYACTNYSPWAVNDELAYGFAATKISGGSEASWCCACYALTFTSGPVKGKKMIVQSTNTGGDLGDNHFDLMMPGGGVGIFDGCTSEFGKALGGAQYGGISSRSECDSFPELLKDGCHWRFDWFENADNPDFTFEQVQCPKALLDISGCKRDDDSSFPAYKGDTSASKPQPSSSAKKTTSAAAAAQPQKTKDSAPVVQKSSTKAAAQPEPTKPAEKPSATKPAVKPQTDKPAATKPAATKPAQPVNKPKTTQKASVVPAYYQCGGSKSAYPNGNLACATGSKCVKQNEYYSQCIPN
- a CDS encoding DNA-directed RNA polymerase II subunit RPB2 codes for the protein MDDYENESDYDYGYDEGITPEDCWTVISSFFETKGLASQQTDSFDEFTQTMVQDLVNEYSTITLDQHNPPAPPGVNIALRRYEIKFGSVMVSRPSMSETDGTVTNLLPYECRDRNLTYAAPTYLKITKKVAVAVDKEIPLHEMDDEQQAEYKRTGENPTKLVWEVEEDAGSIKAEDEPSEMIFIGKMPIMVKSKICHLSSHSDEDLFMLNECPYDQGGYFVINGSEKVLIAQERSAANIVQVFKKAQPSPYTYTAEIRSALEKGSRLISSLTMKLYGKGDSARGGFGQTIQATLPFVKADLPVAIVFRALGVVSDEDILNHICYDRNDSQMLEMLRPCIEEAFCVQDREVALDFIGKRGNRDQASLGREKRVRVAKDILQKETLPHISQSEGSETRKAFFLGYMVHKLLQCALGRREPDDRDHFGKKRLDLAGPLLAKLFRGIIRRINTELSNYLKRCVESNRNFNLTVAIKPSTLSNGLKYSLATGNWGDQKKAASSTAGVSQVLNRYTFASTLSHLRRTNTPIGRDGKLAKPRQLHNTHWGLVCPAETPEGQACGLVKNLSLMCYVSVGSPADPLIEFMINRGMEVVEEYEPTRYPHATKIFVNGSWVGVHADPKHLVNQVLDTRRKSYVQFEVSLVRDIRDREFKIFSDAGRVMRPVFTVHQEDDYENNITKGQLVLTKDHVNRLAQEQAEPPANPADKFGWDGLIREGAVEYLDAEEEETAMICMTPEDLELYREQKNDEATLTEEEKRAKQEAEKREQEEDRNKRLKTKVNPTTHMYTHCEIHPSMILGICASIIPFPDHNQSPRNTYQSAMGKQAMGFFLTNYSRRMDTMANILYYPQKPLATTRSMEFLKFRELPAGQNAIVAIACYSGYNQEDSVIMNQSSIDRGLFRSLFFRSYSDQEKKVGLNYTEIFEKPFQQTTLRMKHGTYDKLDEDGIVAPGVRVSGEDIIIGKTAPIDQENQDLGTRTQSHQRRDISTPLRSTENGIVDQVILTVNADNVKYVKVRVRTTKIPQIGDKFASRHGQKGTIGVTYRQEDMPFSREGLTPDIIINPHAIPSRMTIAHLIECLLSKVSTLEGMEGDATPFTDVTVDSVSELLRKHGYQSRGFEVMYNGHTGRKLRAQVFFGPTYYQRLRHMVDDKIHARARGPVQIMTRQPVEGRARDGGLRFGEMERDCMIAHGAAAFLKERLFEVSDAFRVHVCEICGLMTPIANLSKQSFECRPCKNKTKIAQIHIPYAAKLLFQELQAMNIAARMFTNRSGVSNR